In Desulfonatronum thiodismutans, the genomic window TCGGGTTCGACTTCGCGCCCAGCGGCTACCGACTCCATGCGTCCCACCAGCAGGTGCATCAGCAATACGCCCTGATTCCAGGAGCGTTGCCGACCTGTTGGTCGTCAGCGAAGAGCGCGTTTCGGCCCTTTGCCTGCGGCGATCTCGTGGCCGACGCCGTGGAGCGCTATCGGGCCGACACCGGTCAGGGGCTGTTCACGGACTACCTGCGGGCCATCCGCGCCAATCGACGCACCGACGGTCGCCCGGGAGAGGCGGATCTGGTGGTCCATGAAGACGATCAGGTGCTGCTCTTCGTTCCCAAGGCCCAGGCTTCCGGGTTTGAGCTGCAATTGATGCCGCTTGGCACGGTGGGCAACGTGCTGGAAGCGGACGCGGCCTGTCGCGCGGCTCTGGACCGGGCCATGCTCACGGCCCAGCGGGCCCTGGAAGGTCTGGGCGCGCGGATGGTCACCAGCATCGAGTATTCCCGGCGTCTGGACTCCGGCGACCCGGACCAGCGGCTGTTGTACGCCTTTCTGCCCAAACTTCCCTATGCCCCCGGCGGATTCAGCGAGGCCCAGGCCCGGTGCATCGTCGGCCACTATCCCGAGGACTTTGCTTTGGCCTGTCGCAAGGTTCTGGCCAAGGACATGTGAGCGTCCGCTGTTTATGTCCCCCATTTCCTCGTCACAACCGATTACATTCACGCTTTCCGGGGTCCGGCGCGGTTTTCAAAACTGTCTGCCCCTGGGCCTCAGCGTGTTCGCCTATGGCTTGGTCTTCGGCATCCTGGCCGTGCAGACCGGGATGAGCACGGCGCAGGCCGGGGCCATGAGCCTGTCGACCTTTGCCGGGGCGTCCCAGCTTATGGTGCTGGAGTTCTGGGGGCCGACCCTGCCGTTTTTGGGGATCGTGCTGACCACGTTCATCGTCAATCTGCGCCACGTGCTCATGGGCGCGGCCCTCAGGGATTGGCTGATCGCTCTTCCCCCGTGGAAGGCCTATGGTACGTTGTTCTTCATGACCGACGAGTCCTGGGCCCTGTCCATGCGGGAAATGGGTTCCGGCGGACGGGACGCGGCGTTTCTGCTCGGTGCGGGGCTGTGCATCTACGTGTTCTGGTTCTCGGCCACGATTCTGGGCGCATCCAGCGGATTTTTCCTCGGAACGGCCATGAGCGACCCGGCCCGTTGGGGCCTGGACTTCGCCTTCACCGCCGTGTTCATCAGCCTGCTGATTTTTTTCTGGAAAGGACGCCAGGACCTGCCGGTCTGGCTGGTGGCCGCCGCCGCGGCTTGGCTGGGCTGGGCCATGCTCCCGGGTAAATGGTACATCCTTTGCGGCGGTCTGGCCGGGGGTCTGTACGGAGCATGGCGACATGGACGCTGATCTCACCCTCGCGGCTTTGACGGGCGTTTCCGGGCCGATGGCGATGGAGGGGATGTTCGGAGGCGTGTTCTGGGTTCTGCTGGGCATGGCCGCGGCGACCTACCTCACCCGGGCGGCTGGACTGTTCCTGATCAGCCGGGTCTCGCCCACGCCGCGAGTGGAGGCTTTTCTCCGGCATGTCCCGGCCTCGATCCTGGTGGCCATCGTCGTGCCCAACCTGGTTCAAGGCGGCCCGGCGGAACGGGCCGCCGCGGGAATCACGGCCCTGGTGGCCATCCTGACCCGCAACCTGATCGCCGCCCTGTTCGCCGGGGTCCTGGCCGTGATCGTGTTGCGGGGAGTTATATAATGACCACCATCCCCACCCTGACCGCGACCTGGCATGACGCCATTGCCGACATTGATCCCGATGGCTGGAACAGGCTGTGCTCCGGTCGGGATGTGCCGTTTTTGCGCTGGGAATGGCTGCATCTGCTGGAAGCCTCCGGCAGCGTCGGCTCCGGGAGCGGCTGGCAGCCGTGTCACCTGACGATTCATGATCAGGGACGGATGGTCGGGGCCGCGCCGCTGTACCTCAAGGCCCACAGCGACGGGGAGTTCGTCTTTGATCATGCCTGGGCCCATCTGGCGGCAAGCATGCGGGTGCGCTACTACCCCAAACTGGTGGGCATGAGTCCGTTCAGTCCGGTCACGGCCTACCGATTTCTGGTGGCCGAGCACGTGAATCAGGCTAAATTGAGCGCGGCCATGATTCTGGAAATCGAGAACTTTTGTCGACGACGCGGGGTGTCCGGGTGCGGGTTTCATTTCGTAACCACCCACTGGGGACGGATTCCCGAAAGCCTGGACTACAAGGTCTGGGTGCATCAGGGTTTCGTCTGGCTGAATCCTGGGTTCACCTCCTTTGACGAGTATCTGGGCGGGCTGAAGGCCAACCAGCGGCGCAACGTCCGTCGGGAGCGCGAACGTCTGGCTCGGCGCGGAATCACCACTCGATGCCTGTTGGGTCGGGAAATTCCGGAGTCGTATTTCGCTCTGATGTACGAGCTGTACGCCCGGCACAACGAGCGGTTCGGGCAGTGGAGCTGCAAGTTTCTGACCCCGACCTTTTTTCAGGGACTCAGGAACACCTTTCGCGACAACCTGCTGCTCATCGCGGCCTTTGAACCGGATGAATCGATCCCTATGGCTATGTCGCTGCTCATCACGGACGGAGACCGGCTCTACGGGCGGTATTGGGGCACGTGGCGGGAAGAGGAGTTTCTACATTTCGAGCTGTGCTACTACAAGCCCATGGAATGGATGATCCGGCACGGACTCCGGCTCTTTGATCCGGGCATGGGCGGAGTGCACAAGGCGCTGCGCGGATTCGTCTCCGCGCCGAATTACAGCCTGCACAAGTTTTTCGATCCCCGGCTGCACGGAGTGATGGAGTCCACCATTTCGGAGTACAACCAAATGGAAATGCGGGACATAGCCGCTCTGAACAGCATCCTGCCCTACAAGCGGCGGGGGTGATGGGGGGCATTGTAATCCAGTGGCCGCGTTTACATTTTGATCATAACAGATTAGGAGAAGGCGCTGCATGTTGTCCATCATTCCGTTCTATCTTTTCTTTGTTCCGCTGACCATTTTCTTCGCGATCGTCGTCATTATCGCTTCTTTTTTCGACCGTAGCGGAAACCTTTCAAACCGGATCAGCATTTTCTGGGGCGGGCTGGTTTGCCGACTGGCCGGGGTCAGGGTGCAAGTGGATCACGGAGATTTTGATCCGGACGGAAAGTACATCCTGATGGTCAATCACCAGAGCTGGTTCGACATTCCGGTGTTGCTGGTGGCCCTGAGAGGGCATCAGTTCCGGTTCGTGGCCAAGCAAAGCCTTTTCCGCATCCCCTTTTTCGGCCAGGCCATGTCCCGGATCGGGTATATCGGCATCGACCGGGAGAATCCCCGCCGCGGAATCAAGAGCATTCAGGAAGCCATCGCCAAATCCGAGCACGCCTCCATCCTTATTTTTCCCGAAGGATCCCGCTTCAAGCAACTCGGGGACTTCAAAATCGGCCCCATGATCCTGGCCATCAAAAGCGGACGCCCGGTGGTGCCGGTGTTGATCTCCGGAACCTACGCCGTGCTCCCCAAAGACTCATGGCGCATCCGGCCGGGTTCCGTCGCGGTTCGGATATTTCCCGCTCATGACATAAAAGGCGCCTACACGCTCAAGGAGCGTGATCGACTCAAAGAGGATATATGGAAAATCATGCACGAGCACTCCAAGGAGACTGACGAATGGTTGGACAAGAAACGTCCGTGACCCTGACCCCGCTGGGAGGGTTGGGTGAGATAGGGATGAACTGCATGCTGCTGGAGTCCGCCGACGGCATGATCATCATCGATTGCGGACTGATGTTTCCCAGTGACTTTCATTACGGCGTGGACGTTCTAATCCCTCGCTTCGAAACAATCCTGGCCCGGAAGGACAAGCTGCGGGGCATCGTCCTGACCCACGGCCACGAGGACCATATCGGAGCCTTGCCCTGGCTGTTGCCCTACGTCGACGCTCCGGTGTTCAGTTCCGAGTTCACTCTGGCCTTGCTGGAGAACAAGCTGCGTGAGCACAACCTGAACAGATACGTGGATTTTCGCCGGGTGAACACCAACGACTCCGTGGAGTTGGGGCCGTTCACCGTGCATTTCTTCCAGGTCTGTCACTCCATCATCAATGGTTATGGCCTGGGCATTGAAAGCCCCGTGGGGCGGATCGTACACAGCGGCGACTTCAAGATTGATCCCACGCCCATGGACGATCAGTTCACCGACCTGGAGGCCTTTGCCAAATTTTCCGAACCCGGTGTGCATCTGCTGCTTTCCGACTCCACGAACATCGAGCGGGAGGGGGTGACCCTGACCGAACTGGAGATCAAGGGCGCACTGGAACGGGTTTTCCGACAGGCCGAGGGCCGGGTCGTCATCACCCTGTTTTCCAGCCATATCCAGCGTATGCAGGAGGTTTTCGACCTGGCGGCCCTGACCGGAAGGAAGGTCGCGGTCAGCGGCCGTAGCCTGCTGAACAATATTGCCCTGGCCAAGGACCTTGGATATCTGCGCTTGGCTTCTGACGCCATTTGTTCTCTGGACGATATTGATGATTTTCGCGACGACCAACTGGTTCTGCTGGTCACCGGCTCCCAGGGCGAACCCCTGTCCGTGCTCAGCCGAATCGCCCAGGGAGAACACCGCCAGATCAGCATCCGCCAGGGGGACTTGGTCCTGATGTCCTCACGGATCATTCCGGGCAACACCAAGGCCATTTCACGGTTGATAAACAATCTGTACCGTCTGGGTGCGGAAGTTCTTTACGAAAAGGTCCAGGGCATCCACGCCTCGGGCCATGCTCACCGGGTTGAATTGGCCACCATGTTGAACACGGTCAAGCCAAAATTCTTCGTGCCCGTTCACGGGGAATACCGCCATTTGGTCAAGCACTGTCAACTCGCCAGGGAGTGCGGAGTTGCTCCGGAGCGAGCCATTGTCTTGGACAACGGACAGCCGTTGACGTTTTTCGAGCGCGGTATCCGTTTTGAGGATCGCATTCGGGCGGATTCAACCCTGGTGGACGGCAAGGGCGTCGGCGACGTGGGCGTCAGCGTGCTCAAGGAGCGCAAACTGCTGGCCGAGGAAGGCCTGGTGGTGGTGCACGTGGTTATTGACCAGGAGACGGGACATATTCTGGTCGGGCCGGAACTGATCACCAAGGGGTTTGTCTTCGAGCAGCAGTTCGAGCACGTCCTGGACGATTCCAAGTGCCTGATCCTGGATGTGTTCGAGTCCAATCCCAAGGCTTCACCCAAAAAAAACGCGGAACGCATTCGCGTGGTCCTGCGCAACTTTTTCCGCAAGGTCCTGCACCGCGACCCCGTGGTTTTGCCGGTGGTGGTGGGAGTGTGAGGGACGAACCCAAAAACGGGAGTTTTTTATGCGTGTCGTGCGAGTGCAGTATGCGGGAAAGACGTTTTACGCCACCCTGGAGCCGGACCATGTGCTGTGCCTGAACAAGGACATGGGCTTGAACGATCCCATCCCCCTGGACCAGGTGGCCTTGCTGCCTCCGGTCGCGCCCAGCAAGATCATCTGCGCGGCCTTGAACTACCATGCCCATGCCGAGGAAATGGGAAAAACCGTGCCCGAGGAACCGGTGTTGTTCTTCAAGCCGCCGTCCTCGATCATCGGGGCGTGGCAGTCCATCGTGCTGCCGTTGCAATCCTCACGGGTGGACTATGAAGGCGAGTTGGCCGTGGTCATCGGCAAGCCGTGCCGTCGAGTCGGCGTGGCCGAGGCCTCGGAGTATATTTTCGGCTACACTTGCGCCAACGACGTCACGGCCCGGGATCTGCAAACCAAGGACGGACTGTACGGCCGGGCCAAGGGTTTCGACACATTTGGGCCCATCGGGCCCTGGATCGAGACCGAGGTGCCGGATCCGGCCGCGTTGACCCTGATCACCCGGGTCAACGGCGAGGTTCGCCAGGAAGGAAGTACCGGCGACATGATCTTCAGCGCCTGGGAGCTGCTCAGCTTCGCCTCCAGCGTGATGACCCTGCTGCCGGGAGACGTGATCCTGACCGGAACGCCGCCTGGGATCGGACCGATGCGTCCGGGCGATGAAGTTCAGGTGGAAATCTCCGAGGTGGCCTTGCTGACCAACACCGTGACGGCGGAACAGTCCCAGGATTCGGAATTTACGGTCCTTCAATAATTTTGATCGGGTAGGGGAGTTGAACAGTGGGGTTTCTTTCCGCGAGCACGGGACTGACCAGATATCGTCTGCCGGACGAGGTAGGAGACGAGGTGCTTTCCAATGTCCAACTCAGGCTGAAACGCTTTGCCTTCGTGGACATTGACCAGAGCATGGAGGAACGGTCCTTCGGTTGGGTCTGCTTCGACGACCTGTTGGACGCGGAGTGGGTCACGGCCGGTCCGGAAAAAGGGCCATACCTGGCCTTTTCCCTGCGCCTGGATACCCGGCGCGTCCCTCCGGCGGTGTTCAAAAAACACTTTATGATTGCGCTGCGGGAGCGGATGGCCCAGTTGGCTGGTGAAGGCAAGAAGTTCCTGAGCAAGGACCAGAAAACCGAACTGCGTGATCAGGTCCGGCAACGCCTCCTGATGCGCAGCCTGCCCATCCCGGCGGTGTTCGACGTGGTCTGGAGCGTGCGGGACAACCGGGTGTATTTGGCCACCACCAACACCAAGGTCCGTACGCTGTTCGAGGAACTGTTCGCCAAAACCTTCGAGGTCGAACTGGAAGCGCTGACCCCGGTCGTCCTGGGGCTGGAGCTTCTGGGCGAGGCGGCGGAAGGGCGTCTGACCGGCTTTGAGGGGTCGATGTTCGTGCCGGTTCGCAAGGCCGTCGCGGATACCGACCGAGAGGTTTTTGATCCGGCCGCCTTGAGCCATGCAAATGATCGCGAAGGCGACGTATCCAATGGAGTTGCGGGAGGTGCGTCGTGAGCCTGGAAACCATCAAAGCCAAGGATCTGGCTCTGGGGCAGGAATTTTTGACCTGGATCTGGTTTCGCAGCGAACGCAGCAACGGTCAATGGCAAACCATGGACGGCATCCCCTTCGGCCTGACCTTCGAGGGCCGGGTCATGGTTCAAAGCGGGGAAGGCGAATATCTGGAAACCGCCGTCAGCAGCGGCCCCGGCGCTGAGCTGCTTGAGGCGAAAAACGGTCTGTTGCGCGGTAAAAAAGTGCACCAGGCCAAGCTGCGCGTGGAAGAGGACGGCCATGGCTGGCAGGTAACGGTGAAGGCCGAGGATTTTTCCACGGCCGGTTTCAAGACGCCCAAGGTGGAGTTTCGCCTTGAGGAAGGCCAGGACCCGGACGGTCCGTTCCTGGAAAAGATGTACCTGTTGGAGCGGGCCTTGCTCTTTTTTGACCAGATGTTTTTACAATTTTTAAAATTGCGGTTTTCCTCCGAATGGAACGACGAATTGAACGCCATTCGCCGGTGGGTCGACGCGACCACCGACTCCACCCTGTAACCCCCAACCAGCCGTTGCCCAAACGACCTTGCACAGGAGCACACCGTATGTCCGATTCCCAGATGGAACAGAGCTTTGCCGAGATGTTCGAGGCCTCTGAAATGGAAATGAAGCCCGATTTGCGCGTGGGCGACCGGATCAAGGGGCGGATCATCGCCGTCAGCGAGGAGATGGTCTACGTTGACACCGGAACCAAAAGCGACGGGGTGATCGAGAAACAGGAACTCCTGGACAAGGACGGTACGTTCGCGTTGCGGGAAGGCGATGAGGTCGAACTGTTCGTGGTAGCCGTCCAAGGAGGCCAGATCCGTTTGGCCAAGGCCCTGAGTGGGGAAGGGGGCCTGGAGCAGCTGCGGCAGGCCATGGAAGAAGGCATTCCGGTGGAAGGCAAAATCAAGGATACCTGCAAAGGCGGTTTCCGGGTCCGGATTCTGGACAAGACGGCCTTTTGTCCGCTCAGTCAGGTGGATCGCCGTCCGGTGGACGATCCGGAAGCCCTGGTGGGCGAAACCATGCAGTTTCTGATCACCAAGGTCGAGGAGCGCGGCCGGAATATCGTGGTGTCCCGTCGGGCGCTTCTGGATCAGGAACTGGCCGCGACCTTGGCTGAATTTCTGGAAAAAGCCTCGGTCGGGGATCTGCTCCAGGGCACGGTGTCCCGGTTGGCTCCTTTTGGGGCGTTCGTGGAACTGGCCCCGGGCCTGGAAGGGCTGGTGCACGTCTCCGAACTGGGCTGGTCCCGCAACGTTTCCCCGGAAGACGTGGTGGCCCTGGGTGACCAAGTCACGGTCAAACTGCTCAAGGTCGAAGACCAGGGCAAGGGAATCCGCCTGGAATTGTCCATGAAACAGGCCATGGAAGACCCATGGAGCCGGTTGGCCGACGAGATCCAGGTGGGGGGCAAGCTGAGCGGACGGGTGACCAACTTGGCGCCGTTCGGGGCGTTCATGGAAATCGCTCCCGGAATCGAAGGCCTCGTGCATGTCAGCGAAATGAGTTACCTGAAGCGGGTGCACAAGCCCGGAGACATGGTTTCCGTTGGCGACAGCGTCCCCGTGATGGTCAAGTCCATTGATCCGCAAAGCCGACGTATCGCCCTGTCCATGCGTGACGCCGAGGGCGACCCCTGGGAGGCAGTGGCCGAACGGTTCAAGAAGGGCCAGGTGGTTCAGGGAACAATGGAGAAACGAGAAAAGTTCGGCATGTTTGTTCGTCTGGAGCCCGGAGTCGTAGGTCTGTTACCTCTTTCTCGCTTGGAACGCGCCGAGGACGAGACCTACGCCAAGGCCAAGCCCGGAGACGTGCTGCCGGTTGTCGTCGACGTCGTGGACGGCGATAAGCGTCGCATCTCCCTGGCCCTGCCCGGCACTGAGCAAAACGAAGACTGGCGCGGACACGCAGCCCAGGAATCGGCTCCCATGGGGTCTTTGGGCGAGCAGTTGAAAAAGGCGATGGAGAAAAAGGAAGAGTGACGCGGAGCAGGGAGGGCGCTGGGGGCGGTTCGCGAACCGCCCTTGTGCGAGCGCTTCTTTCAGAAAAAACACCCTATACCGGGAGGACGACCTCAAAGACGCACCCACGCGGGGTATTGGGACGAACTCTGATCGTGCCCTGGTGCTCCCCGACGATGGACTTGGCGATGGTCAGGCCCAGACCCGTGCCGCCTTTCTTGCGGGAAAAGTAGGGCTCGAAGATGTTTTGCATGTCGTCGACCTGGCTGAGGCCCTGTCCATTGTCCTGGAATTCGATGCGCACCGATTGATTTTCCGGGTCGTGGCTAAGCCAGGTTCGTACTTCCGGTTGGTCCTGGTCCTCCAGGGCCTCTACGGCGTTGGTCAGCAGGTTGATCCAGACCCGGCGCAAGGCTTCGGGGTCGAAGCGTACCAGAGGAATCGGGCCGTCCACGTCCAGGGTCCACTTGATGCGCACATGACTGTTGCGGAACATGTCCACGATTTCCTCCAGGTGTGGCTCCAGGGCGTTCTCAAAGGGCCGGACTTCCGGCAGCTTGGCGAAGGAGGAAAACTCCTGAACCATTCGCTGAAGGTGCTCCACTTGGCGAATAATGATTTTTGTGCATTGATCAAAGACGGTCCGATCGTCCACCTGGGCGGCGAACTTGCGTTCCAATCGCTGGGCTGAAAGCTTGATGGGCGTCAACGGGTTCTTGATTTCATGGGCGATGCGGCGAGCTACGTCCTTCCAGGCGGCCAAACGCTGCATTTTCTCCAGTTCCGTTACGTCCTCGAACACCGCGATAACCCCGCCCTGATCCTGCAGGTGGACGATGTTCACCAGCAGTTTGATTTCCCTGGACCCCATGCGCAAATCCAATTGCCGCTGCCACTTGGCTCGGGGGTGGACGTGCAGGTGCTTGATCACCCCTTGGAGCATTCCAAAATAATCCTGATGCAGGAACTCGTTGGGCGTCTTTCCCAGAATTTCTCGGGAATCAAAATTCAGGATCGCCTCCGCGGCCTTGTTCACCGTGGTCACTCGACCGTCCGGGCCGATGGAGACCACTCCGGAAGTGATGTTGTCCAGCACCGCCTCCATGTACTGGCCCCTGGTTTCCAGCTCCCGGTTTTGATCTTCCAGGCGGACGTTGGCCCTGGTCAGTTTCGCCCGGCTGGACTCCAGATCCCGGACCATGTGGTTGAAGGATTGGACCAACATGCCCAGTTCGTCTTTGGAGTCGTCCTGGAGGCGAAAAGCCAAGTCCCCCTCGGCGATGCGCTGGGTGCCCAGAGCCAGGGCCTGGACCGGGGCGGAAAGTTCTTTGGCCAGACGAAAGCCAAACCATGTCGCGGCCAAAATGATCAGCAGAGTGGTCAACCCTAAGACCAGATAGAGCGTAACCTTCAAGGGATACTTCAGG contains:
- a CDS encoding lysophospholipid acyltransferase family protein is translated as MLSIIPFYLFFVPLTIFFAIVVIIASFFDRSGNLSNRISIFWGGLVCRLAGVRVQVDHGDFDPDGKYILMVNHQSWFDIPVLLVALRGHQFRFVAKQSLFRIPFFGQAMSRIGYIGIDRENPRRGIKSIQEAIAKSEHASILIFPEGSRFKQLGDFKIGPMILAIKSGRPVVPVLISGTYAVLPKDSWRIRPGSVAVRIFPAHDIKGAYTLKERDRLKEDIWKIMHEHSKETDEWLDKKRP
- a CDS encoding fumarylacetoacetate hydrolase family protein produces the protein MRVVRVQYAGKTFYATLEPDHVLCLNKDMGLNDPIPLDQVALLPPVAPSKIICAALNYHAHAEEMGKTVPEEPVLFFKPPSSIIGAWQSIVLPLQSSRVDYEGELAVVIGKPCRRVGVAEASEYIFGYTCANDVTARDLQTKDGLYGRAKGFDTFGPIGPWIETEVPDPAALTLITRVNGEVRQEGSTGDMIFSAWELLSFASSVMTLLPGDVILTGTPPGIGPMRPGDEVQVEISEVALLTNTVTAEQSQDSEFTVLQ
- a CDS encoding AzlD family protein is translated as MDADLTLAALTGVSGPMAMEGMFGGVFWVLLGMAAATYLTRAAGLFLISRVSPTPRVEAFLRHVPASILVAIVVPNLVQGGPAERAAAGITALVAILTRNLIAALFAGVLAVIVLRGVI
- the rdgC gene encoding recombination-associated protein RdgC, whose translation is MGFLSASTGLTRYRLPDEVGDEVLSNVQLRLKRFAFVDIDQSMEERSFGWVCFDDLLDAEWVTAGPEKGPYLAFSLRLDTRRVPPAVFKKHFMIALRERMAQLAGEGKKFLSKDQKTELRDQVRQRLLMRSLPIPAVFDVVWSVRDNRVYLATTNTKVRTLFEELFAKTFEVELEALTPVVLGLELLGEAAEGRLTGFEGSMFVPVRKAVADTDREVFDPAALSHANDREGDVSNGVAGGAS
- a CDS encoding sensor histidine kinase NtrY-like; this translates as MPEPSPSPDPIKISVPDSVQRKRRQRELYLALFGFIAVVVLVSVQLNFLRVDSYVFFALYNLNFILLLVVLFLVARNVVKLILERRRKVIGVRLRTRLVLAFVSLSLVPTVLLFLISLIFVRTSVDFWFEGQMEKSLEQALTVGQSFYSSAQERLEQRGEFLVNHIRERQFSWGGRPMHAFLDEKRLEYGLGLTGVLSPGLTEQNWHANEDWAGAWPSVRTEINLESLLDSPRILSAIHSGPNSDLVVGVLPVDGGRTGYLVLGDSLGEGLLFKLRQIVRGVDEYKKLQTLKYPLKVTLYLVLGLTTLLIILAATWFGFRLAKELSAPVQALALGTQRIAEGDLAFRLQDDSKDELGMLVQSFNHMVRDLESSRAKLTRANVRLEDQNRELETRGQYMEAVLDNITSGVVSIGPDGRVTTVNKAAEAILNFDSREILGKTPNEFLHQDYFGMLQGVIKHLHVHPRAKWQRQLDLRMGSREIKLLVNIVHLQDQGGVIAVFEDVTELEKMQRLAAWKDVARRIAHEIKNPLTPIKLSAQRLERKFAAQVDDRTVFDQCTKIIIRQVEHLQRMVQEFSSFAKLPEVRPFENALEPHLEEIVDMFRNSHVRIKWTLDVDGPIPLVRFDPEALRRVWINLLTNAVEALEDQDQPEVRTWLSHDPENQSVRIEFQDNGQGLSQVDDMQNIFEPYFSRKKGGTGLGLTIAKSIVGEHQGTIRVRPNTPRGCVFEVVLPV
- a CDS encoding 30S ribosomal protein S1; this encodes MSDSQMEQSFAEMFEASEMEMKPDLRVGDRIKGRIIAVSEEMVYVDTGTKSDGVIEKQELLDKDGTFALREGDEVELFVVAVQGGQIRLAKALSGEGGLEQLRQAMEEGIPVEGKIKDTCKGGFRVRILDKTAFCPLSQVDRRPVDDPEALVGETMQFLITKVEERGRNIVVSRRALLDQELAATLAEFLEKASVGDLLQGTVSRLAPFGAFVELAPGLEGLVHVSELGWSRNVSPEDVVALGDQVTVKLLKVEDQGKGIRLELSMKQAMEDPWSRLADEIQVGGKLSGRVTNLAPFGAFMEIAPGIEGLVHVSEMSYLKRVHKPGDMVSVGDSVPVMVKSIDPQSRRIALSMRDAEGDPWEAVAERFKKGQVVQGTMEKREKFGMFVRLEPGVVGLLPLSRLERAEDETYAKAKPGDVLPVVVDVVDGDKRRISLALPGTEQNEDWRGHAAQESAPMGSLGEQLKKAMEKKEE
- a CDS encoding ribonuclease J; protein product: MVGQETSVTLTPLGGLGEIGMNCMLLESADGMIIIDCGLMFPSDFHYGVDVLIPRFETILARKDKLRGIVLTHGHEDHIGALPWLLPYVDAPVFSSEFTLALLENKLREHNLNRYVDFRRVNTNDSVELGPFTVHFFQVCHSIINGYGLGIESPVGRIVHSGDFKIDPTPMDDQFTDLEAFAKFSEPGVHLLLSDSTNIEREGVTLTELEIKGALERVFRQAEGRVVITLFSSHIQRMQEVFDLAALTGRKVAVSGRSLLNNIALAKDLGYLRLASDAICSLDDIDDFRDDQLVLLVTGSQGEPLSVLSRIAQGEHRQISIRQGDLVLMSSRIIPGNTKAISRLINNLYRLGAEVLYEKVQGIHASGHAHRVELATMLNTVKPKFFVPVHGEYRHLVKHCQLARECGVAPERAIVLDNGQPLTFFERGIRFEDRIRADSTLVDGKGVGDVGVSVLKERKLLAEEGLVVVHVVIDQETGHILVGPELITKGFVFEQQFEHVLDDSKCLILDVFESNPKASPKKNAERIRVVLRNFFRKVLHRDPVVLPVVVGV
- a CDS encoding AzlC family ABC transporter permease, yielding MSPISSSQPITFTLSGVRRGFQNCLPLGLSVFAYGLVFGILAVQTGMSTAQAGAMSLSTFAGASQLMVLEFWGPTLPFLGIVLTTFIVNLRHVLMGAALRDWLIALPPWKAYGTLFFMTDESWALSMREMGSGGRDAAFLLGAGLCIYVFWFSATILGASSGFFLGTAMSDPARWGLDFAFTAVFISLLIFFWKGRQDLPVWLVAAAAAWLGWAMLPGKWYILCGGLAGGLYGAWRHGR
- a CDS encoding GNAT family N-acetyltransferase, translating into MTTIPTLTATWHDAIADIDPDGWNRLCSGRDVPFLRWEWLHLLEASGSVGSGSGWQPCHLTIHDQGRMVGAAPLYLKAHSDGEFVFDHAWAHLAASMRVRYYPKLVGMSPFSPVTAYRFLVAEHVNQAKLSAAMILEIENFCRRRGVSGCGFHFVTTHWGRIPESLDYKVWVHQGFVWLNPGFTSFDEYLGGLKANQRRNVRRERERLARRGITTRCLLGREIPESYFALMYELYARHNERFGQWSCKFLTPTFFQGLRNTFRDNLLLIAAFEPDESIPMAMSLLITDGDRLYGRYWGTWREEEFLHFELCYYKPMEWMIRHGLRLFDPGMGGVHKALRGFVSAPNYSLHKFFDPRLHGVMESTISEYNQMEMRDIAALNSILPYKRRG